The Achromobacter spanius genome includes the window GCGTTTGCGCAGCAGCATGACTGACAGGTTGCCCTTGTAGGCCGTGCCGCGGTACGGCACCATCGACACGCCCGCCTGCAACTGCTTGGTGGTGCCGCCGTAGATGATGGGCTCTTCGAAGCCGGCCACGGTCTGGCGATAGGTGGACTTGCTGGCGCCGGCAAAGACGCTCCAGTAGCCAAACGGCACGCTGTAGTTCACGGACGCGGCGCGCGTGTTGGAGTTTGCATCGCGCCAACGCGCGTTGCTGTTCCATGAGACCGATAGCTGGTCGTACAGGAACAAGGGGGAATCCAGCGTCAGCCCGGCGTTGACCTGGTACTTGCCCACGGAATCCATGCCGCCGTTGTCGCCGCCCACGTAGCCGTGCCAGCGCTTGCCCGTGCCGGGCTTGATCAGGATGTCGGAGTCGCCCAGCTCGGGGCCGGGCGCGATGTCGATGGCCGCGTCCGCCTGACTGCCCAGGCGCCGGATGTTCTCAAGCGCCTGGTCCAGGTCGCGCTGGTTCAGTTCGCCGCCCGGCCCCGTGGGCAAGGCGGTACGCCACCAGCCGATAGCGCCCTTGCCCTTGACGGCCGAGATGCGGCCGGGCAGATAGCGCAACGTCAGGGTGCCCGCCGCCAGCGATTGCTCGGGCACGACGACACGCGCGGTGACCTGGCCGTTGTCGATCAGCAGGTTGATCAGGTATTCCTGCAGGGCGCGCAAGCCCTTGCCGCCCACGCATTGGCCGACAACGACCGCGGCGGCGCGGGCAAGCGATTGGGGCGGTTTCGCGCCATCCCAAATGACTTCACGCAGCAGAAAGCAAGGCGTCTCAGCAGGAAGGACCAGACCGCGCGCGGCGTCCGGCGCTGGCGCCGACAGCACATCGGGCCGTTCGGCCGCGCGGGCGCGCTGGGCGTCAACTTCTTGCTCCTGACGGCGTTGGATTTCCGTGCCGCGCAACACGGCATCAGGCACCGATTGCGCCAACGCCGCCGCGCTGCTCGCTACCCCGCAAATCATCACCGTCCACCGCAACTGCCGGAATCCGCTCATACGACTGGACGCAAACGGACAACCGCCACTGCGCCGCCTCCTGTAGATGTAATTGGCGGGAATTTTGCTACGCGAAACTATATATTGCAATATATATCCATTACATTTTTATTTGAATATTGGGACTTACCGCTTTTTGATGACCAAATCAGCCAACTTGATCGCTTTTGTCCACATTTCGCGAGGCGGATTAGCAGCTTCGTAATAAATCGCGATTTTCCGTTGGCTTCCGTCATCGCCCATGCCAATACCTCGCGCCCTCAACCCGCTGCGACCACACCCGTAGCCCGCGCGCGCTGGATTCCGCCATCACCGCGCCATCCCGGTCGCTACGCCAGAACGCCGCGCCCGCGCGTAGCCAGCGTCGTTCCACCGCCGGAGCGGGATGACGAAAGCGGTTCAAATGGCCGGCCTGGGCTATCGCATGAGTGGCCTGTACCGCACGCACCCAATCCCGTCCGGATGACGACGCCGACCCATGATGCGGAGCCAGCACCACGTCAGCCCGCTCCACCCCGCGCGCCACCAGTGCGCGTTCCTGCGCCACGCCGATATCGCCCGTCAGCAGCAGCGCATGGCTGGCGCCCTGCACGCGCAGCACGCAACTGTCGGCGTTCTTGTCTGCCGGCGCGCCGCTGCCGCCGTTGGCGGGATGCAGAAATGTGAACCGCACGCCGTCCACCTCCCACGCGTCATCGCGGCGGCAGCGCAACATGCGATCGGGCAGCGTGGGAAGTGCGCCGGGCGCGGCTTGGCCCGGTGCCCGCAACGGCACCTTCCCACTCACCGGCCCAGCCACCGGCCACACACTGGCATCGCGTCGCACGAAAGCCGCCACATCAAACGACGCATAACTCAACCGCACCGGCACCGCCGCCAGCACCGCGCGCGCACCGCCCACATGGTCCTGGTCGGCGTGCGACAGCACCAGCACATCCAGCGCGGTAATGCCGCGCGCCTGCATGAACGGCGCCAGCACCCGCTCGCCCGCATCGCTGCCGCCGTAATGACGCGGCCCCGCATCGAACAGCAATGTCTGCGTCGCCGTCTCGACCAGGATGGCGCTGCCCTGCCCCACGTCCAGCGCGCTCATGCGCCAATGGCCTGGCTCGGGCTTGTCCGGCCGCCAGCACAGCAACGGCAGCATGCACACCCAACCCAATTGCCGCGCCGGCCATCCGCGTGCCTGCAGGGCCCAGACCATGCCCGCCACGGCCAACAACAGCCACGGCCAGGGCGCGGCCGCCACCGCAAAGCTGGCCCAGTCCGCATTGCCTACCCACACCACCGGAACCATCGTGGCATCAAAAGCGGCCAGCCCCACCTGCGCCGCCCAAGCCGCCGCCGCTTGCCCGCCAGGCAATACCGACAGCGCCGCGCACAACAAGGCCAAGGGCGTCACGATGAACGTCACCGACGGAATCGCCACCGCATTGGCCAGCGGCGAGCCCACCGACACCTGGTACACCAGAAACGCCAGCAAGGGCGTCAGCCCCAAGGTCACCAGCAACTGCAAGCGCGTCGCCTGCGCAAGCCGGCTTGCCCAACGCTGGCGCCACCCGGCCTCGGCATCAAACGGCAGGTCGGCAATGCGCAGCAGTATTGCCACCGCCCCGAACGACAACCAGAACCCCGCCGACAGCGGCGCCCACGGATCCAGCGCCACCACGCCCGCCCCCGCGCACGCCAACACCCTGCCCGCGGTCAACGGCAGCCGCGACATCGCCGCCGCCAGCACCACCGACAACATGAAGAACGTGCGCCGCGCCGGCACGCCCCAGCCCGCCAACAGGCAGTACAGCAAGGCCACCACGGCCGCCGCCGCCCCACCCGCTACGCGCGACGGCGTGAACTCCGCCAAGCCCACGCCCCGCCATCGCGCGCGCCGCCAGGCCGCCGCCACCAGCACGCCCGCAATGCCCGCGATGGACGTCACGTGCATGCCGCTGATCGACACCAGATGCGTAATGCCGCTGCGGTTGAAGATGCGCCAATCATCGCGTGCTGGTGAATGACATTAAAGTCCTGTTCTATGCCAATAAGTTCTGTTCTGGCAACTTTGTGACAATAAGTCCTAGTCCACAGCGGATTTTGGGATGAGATAGCGTGACATTAAAGGTTCTGGTCCGCCTTGCTACGCAGCCTGTTTTCGCCGAACTTGCTGTCAGGAATAGAACGCCCTCCTGGCTGAGGATCTGCACCTCCCTCAGCCCTAACAACGAAGAAATTTGGAGATTTGCTCATTCTTTGAGCAAATCTGCGCAGTTATGACAATAAGTTCTGTTCCAGCTTCTGGCATGACATTAGAGTTCTGTTCCCGCAATGTGGTACGCAGCTCAACCAACAGGTAGCTTGTTTCCAAGAATACCCCTGGGGCTTGCGGTATCCCGTGTCACCCTGTCAAACGGCCTAGGTCGCAAAATTACGCTGAGCTAGCACACGCTCAATTTCCTTTTTCACCAGCGCAGGCAGCGAAAAATTACGCCATAGTTCTTCGTTATCGATTAGCCACTGAAGGACCTCGGACTCAGACAGGGTATCAGCTGTTATCAGCTCTGACACAGCGATGGTCGAGGTCCTAGATAGCCCAATTCCGATCAGGGAAATCTGCGTCTGCTGGCTTACGCCCAGCTCCAAAAATACGTTAAATTGTGGAAGTTGCTCAATCAAATCCTCTCGACCTATCTCGAGGAGGTGCTGCTTCAACACATCGCAATAACAGCTCAACCCTCGCGGTGCCTCAAAGCGTGCAATCTGCTCAACCTCATTCATTACACTCCTAATCTCAGTGGCATCCGATGGTAGATTGCCTTTGCTCTTGAGATAGTTGATTCTTTCTTCAATAAGCCGAGCCAACGGAAAACCTCGCATCCACCGCGTGACTAACAACGCCAGCATAAACGCCCGACCGCCTTCGGGGCCAAGGTTTGGGCACGCGCGCCGGCACAGCCTTCCGAAGATGGCTGCGTAGACTTTAGCAGCATCGTTGCTCGAAGGATCTGCGGGGAGCAGTTCCTCGACGTCCCCCTGGCGCTCGCGGAAATACTGAAGAAGTTCATCAAGCGCGAAAGGGCTAATACCAGGGTTACGCGAGATGATCTCAGGCCAGATGGCGAGTCCATGAACTGCTTGCTTCACCGTTTCTGCCAGCTGGTCTAAGGTATCCGGCGGATATCTATCAGACCATGGAGCATTGCGAAGCCCCTCATAGCGAACGTGAGCCCCAGCCAAATAAGAGAAAACATACTCTAATTCCGGATGCCGTTTTGCCTTGTCGAGCGGTGCACGTTCTCTTATGAACTCAATGAGTTCTGCCGGGTCGGACAGAACAACGTCGGTTGTCCGTTGAATAGGCTGTCTCGTTCGTTTACGAGGAGGACCATCTTCGCCCCATAGGTCCTTTCGATCAGGATCGATACAGAAAATATTCCCTTGAAATTCTTTCCCCCACCTTCCTGCCCGGCCCGCAAGGTTCCAAAAGTCTTCGGATGACAACGGGTGCCCGCGCCCTTTGGTTGGTCCCCGCATGAATACATTTCGGCACGCCATGTTGACCCCCTCGATGAGGGTCGAGGTACACACCAAGTACTTGATGGTGCCAACACTAAAGAGACGCTCAATTTCCTCCCGGATCAACAAAGGCATATTGCCATAGTGGAACGCTACGCCTCGCCGAAGACAAGTAACTAAGGAAAATTTTTTGTGAACGCCGTGTTGCGCCAATTCAATTAAGGCCTGGAGATCCTTTTTTGAATCCCCTTCAACATCGGTGCCAATCAAGTCGTAAAGCTGTCCAGCAGCCTTCTCTGCATCGGCGGCACCATTCACATAAACGACGTTTCCTTGCGAATCGCCTCCAACCGCATGAGCCAAAAAGGACAAGCGTTTGCTCTCTGCGCTAGGTCTGGAGCTAAGCTCAATCTCCCCCAATAGAACACTGCGGTCTGCCATGCAAAGCGAGACATCCCAGACCTTCGGCTTGTAGAGGCGCTGCGTCACCCAAAAAAGATTCTGAATAACTGTGGCATATTCACTCGTAACCGACTTCTTTGACGTACCTTCACGCGCGTCGGCCATCAATAATTCTGGGTTGCTCGTCATTGGACTGGCGAACAACACCCGTATTGCAGGACTTGTAGAACTTAGCCGCTCAATAACGTCTTGTAGCAGCACCCCCCGCTGACGGTCACCCACCTTGTGAGCTTCGTCCACGATGAGGGCTTGAACTGTTAGTTCTGGCTGTATCGAAAGAAGAATATGAAGACGCTCTTGCGTAAAGACAAACACACGCCTTTTAATAAAATCAGCCCTATCATCAGCTTTAAACAGGGGTAGTGCTGATACCGACACCTCACCTAAGCCTTCGCTAGCCAGCAAATTCCGAAGGTCTCGTTCCACCTGACTAATGAGTGCCCTGGTCGGGACGAGGTAAACGACGGTACCTACAGAAAAAGAACGCATCAAATCACAAATCCACCTAGCTAAAATGAAAGACTTACCGGCAGATGTGGGGGCTGAAACTGATACCCAATCATGAGACTGGACCTCTTCCCAGAGTCTTTTCTGGAAAGCATTCACCCGCAATGATTTTTCGTTCTGGACGGTAATCGACTGTTCGTAGGTACGGCGGAAGTAATCAAGACGGGCGACGCCCGGCAAACGTGACTGAAACAGAGGGCGAAGCAAGTTACGCTGAACCGCCAACTCAATGGCTGGATGATTCGCAAGGGTATCAAGTATCAACGCAGCAGAATCTCGCTGAACCTCGGTCGGGTTCTCATTGCAGAGACACGCTTGCGCTATTAAAAGCGCAGCGATCTGAGATGCCCCTTTTTCGGACTGTGCAAGGAAGCTTGCAGCAAGCAGGAGATACCCCCAGTCATGTGTGATATCCCGGTGTTCTTCGCATCGGGTAAATCGCAAACCTAGCTCATCACAAGCAGAATCAATCACAACATTATCAGATTGCCGGAGGAACCCGGGAACTTCAAGCAACCAACTTCCAAGATCACGCAGTGCCACTCGGAGTCCTCCTCTGCTTTGGTGTCCGTGGTGGATTAACCGGCATCTCTGGGGTCAGCACCTCTCTGCGACCTTTCTTTGGCCTGGCCTCTTTCTTAGAAGGCGTTGAACTCTTGGCGCCGTTCAATTCGCCTTGGGGCTGCAATCCGAGTTGCTTGCGGAGCAGCTGCCTGAAGTCTTCAGCTGAAGGAAATGGTACGAACAAGAAGTGCATTGAAAAAGCCCCTAGACTCTCTTCATCAATTCGCTTCTTTACATGCTCCTTCCAAGTTGGAAGCGTTGCGGCAATTTGCTTTGCGAGCTCACTGGCTACTGCCGTAGACGGGCCTTGTGGATAAACATCACAGTCAAAACCAACGAGGCATAGCCCTCTGAATTCGAGCGAATTGAAGCTTTCCGAGTCGGGATCAAGAAACTTCTTAAGAGCGTCCTCCAGTTGTGAATCATCGAGATCGGCATGCCTCTGGAGTAGATGGAGATCCCGTTGACTAGCGGAATGCTCAGTAAGCATTGGAGCAACTGAAGCCAGGCACTCACGGACCGCACTGGTGATGTCTCCGTATATTTTCGATTCCCCCCAGTAAAGCAGTAGTTTCCCGGTAGCCGAATCGACACCCGCATGCAATCCATCAGCGCCGTGAAAGTGCATCCTGGCATTCGTCTTGAGGCTCATCTTGCAAATGAGCTGGGGCAGTCGAAGAATTTTTTCAGCAAGAATAAAAAGAAGCAGTTCTCCTCCTTCTCCACTCTGTGCAAGATCGGTGAACAGCTCTTTGGCCTCATTCGTCAGGCGAACAAGCTTCTGAGTAGACTTGGTTCGAACAAACTCCTCGCTAGCTTCGCGGATTTGAGATCTAGGGATGGCGTAATCAAGAACATGTTCCGCAATACCCGCAACCAAATCAGCAATTCGAGGTCGCCCATTGCCGTCGAGTTTAAGACAGTGGCAGTGGGCTGTTACCATTGTCCCCTCGACAATTGCATGACTTTCCACGTCGTGCAGAAGCGCAGAAAGTGTAGTCTTGTCCCCTCGAGCGAGGCGAGTCAGCGCCGCCTCGAGTAGCGAGAACGAAGACTCCCCGGCCGCACTTGATTCCGCATTAGCACACGCCGATACAGCTTCAAACTCTTTGTTATCCCCTTCCACTAATGGTCCCCCTAAAAGATGACTTGCCGCCCCCAAGACCGTTTGCGCCGCAATCGTGCACGCACCAAGGCCTGTCGCTCAACTTACCTCGATCTCAGAGCAAAGCGTCTTTAATCGCCTGCCAGTTCTTGTTCTCTACCCAGGCAAAACGGCAACGACCTCCACTGCGCCTTGCCCAAAGCTCCCCGATCCGCTTTTTCTCCTTGCTATCGGAGCCGTCCGCAATATGGTCGCCCTTGTACTCAACAGCGAGGAATACCCCAGACTTCATTTTCACAACGAAGTCTGGATAGAACTTGTCCGACGCGGTCTGCAACCAGAAAGAGGTTGGCTTCTTCTCGACGTTCCGTACCCACCATTCGACATCTGCAAGTTGGTTGGCGATGAACTCGGCACACTCAAACTCTTCGCCCTTGGCCTTTAGATTCCCGATGACCGGGAAGAAATGGCGCTTCAAGGGAATAAATCCGGCGTAAGGAATGTCGTAGGCGTACCGGCCCTGCTCGAACACCACTGCGTGCTCATCTCGGATCTCAAACCGGCTATCGTCTCCCAGCAAATCCTCAAAGACCCTCTGTTTCGCGAGCTTCAGCCCGGCGACCATTTTGCGCTCCAAGGCACCTCTGAGTCGGAATTTGCGGTACGCCAGTTCGTCCAATGTGAAGCTGCGCGACTCCATCAAGTAGGTCACCGCTGCATTCAGCCAGGCCGCTTTCTGAGGGCCATCTGCATAGGGGAAATAGATGTTCCGATCCAGCCAATGCACCAGATCGGTAGCTTCCCAGCCTTGTTCATGCCCGAACAGCGCGAACTGGCTATCCAGCCGGTCATAGACATCGCACTCAATCCTCTCAAGCTGGGAAATGCTCAAGGACGCGCGGCGCATCGCCTCTACGTCATGAGCAAACTCGGCTTCGGTCAGCTTGCAGTCGAACTCGTCAATCTCCCAGTCCGCGTCAAGAAGCGGCGTCTCATCGAAAACGTCAAAGAAACCTAGCTGGTTGAACGTCAAAAGAGGTACAGAGGCAGACTGGCCAAGTTCCGCTGGGGTCTTCTGGCGAGCAGGCGGCGCCGCTCTCACAGCCATCTGAGTATCCAATTGCTCCCGAACTGATTTGGCCACATCGGGCTGCTTGAAGGTTTCCGCAATTTGCTTGAGCTGGGCGGCCGTCACCGATCCTTTCACCGTCAAGGTGCCAGCTTCCGGGGATAGCTCCACCTTGTCTCGCACTGATTTCGGCAATGCCGCAATCGCGTCCTCGTCGGGCATCGCAACCGTATCGCCGACCTCCGGTAAGGGAATAGTGAGGTCGAGCTCGTTAGCGAACAGGCCTCCAAGCTCCCCATTATCCTCATCCTGGGTGCGAATCAGATCTTTGGTTTCGAGCCGCTCGAACCCGCTCTGCACGAGACCATCCTTGAGGTTCTGAACGGTGGCAGCAAGTTCGTTCGAAACTACGTAGGCATAGCTTCGATTCAGGGCCTCTTGCTGCTTCCTGGACACGTGCGGCATCCGCAGTACGCGTCCCAGCACTTGCTCGACCGCAGTGGCCGATGTCGTATTTCGGAACGAGAACAGGACGTAGGCGTAGGGGCAGTCCCACCCTTCACGCAGCTTATCTACCGTGATTATGAACTGCGGATAATCCGGGTCGCCAAGCTTTTTGCCGCTCAGTTCATCCAAAGCGCCGGTCGCAATGGCAATCGAGTCAGCCGGAATGTTGAAATCGTCTATGAGGTGCTGACGCACCCGATCCGGCGTGAAGGTTTCGCGATCTTGAACTTTGCGCTCAGCCTGGATCAACATCACTACTGGGCTGATGACTTCGCCAGTGAGCTGTTGTTCCTCCGCTGCCGCCTTCTCAAGCTGTCGCAAGCGAGCGATCGCCTCAGTCAAGGAGACACGCCATTCCGGATGGATTGCCAGCTCCAACGGCAGCTTCAGCATGTTCTCGGCTTGAAGGGTTGCGGCGGAAACGCTGCGCAACACGTTGGATGGCTGGCTTGCGCGGTCTGGGGTTGCGGTGAGCTCAAGGATGCACGAGGGATTCAACCGAATCAGGGTATCGACCGCAAGCGGTGTTCCCTGGTTATGGGCCTCGTCCACGATGATGTAAGGACGCCGTAGTCGAATCACATCAAGGAGTGAGCAGTCCCCTTTTTGCGCACTGGAGGCACCCTCAAAATGAGGCATCAACGCTCCGTTCTGCCGGTACACTCGAAGCCCATCAGCCGTGTCGCGCTTAAAGCTCTGCATCGTCGCAACGATGATGGTGTTGCCGGTATTGAGTGTGGCTGGCTGGGCGTACAGCGCCTCGTCAATGTCAAGGACGTGAACTGAGCCAAAAAGCTCCCGCATGTCCGCATGCAGCAGCTCCCCCTTGGTTTTTAGGGCATACAGCGTTTGCTCACGAATTGGGTCTGATGGCACCAGCCAAAGTATCACCGAGTGATCGGTGGCCAAAAACGATTCGTTGACGCGTTTGATCGACTGGCCCGCAATGCGAGTCTTACCCCCGCCTGTGGGCACGCGCAAACATACGTAAGGCACGTCATCCACCCCGGGAAGTGGATGGTATTGCAACGTATGGCCGAAGAAAGCAGCAGTACTCTCAGCGAATGCAGACGCAGGACTCTTGAGCTCCCGAGTGCGAGCCAAAAAACCTGATAAGGCATCTAGGAGCTTCTCTTGATAATCCTTGAGGTTATTATTTAGAACCATGTTTTAACCGCCAATTCATAGGGGAGCTGGTGGAAGGTTATGCCAAGTTTTGCCAGCTTTGATTTGTCGAAGCGAGTACGGGCTCCATAGACAACTTTTGGCCCATCAAACCCAGAAAGCACCTCATTTAGATAAGCCAATGACCGGCCATTAAGGACATTGCCTCCGTCCTCCGAGCTATCCTTCAGGATACCGTTATAGAGCAAGAAGATAGCCCGCCCCTTGTGCGTGCCAAGGTAGGGGGTGCGATGTTGTGCAATGATCAGCGCAGATTCCGCAAGTCCAACTCCGGTCTCCATAAACCATACAAATTCCGCTAGCTGGTCGTAGGATACGGTTGAGCGTATTTTTCCATCAGCTTGGAATAAGGGCTCCTCCGATAGGCGGAAATACTGAAAGCCTCCACCCAGGCCAGGAACCGGCGTCTTCTTCTTTCCAACCAGAGGGGTATACCCCTCAATTGCCTTTTTGATCCGCGTCCTTGTTTTGGTTTCTGCCGTGTTACTGTCGATCTCAACCAAAATGAAATTTAGTGGCTTTTTCAAATGTTGGTTCTTGCGGAGCACCGCGTGCGCCGTCGTTCCAGAACCGCCAAAGCTATCCAAGACGATGTCGCCAGGCTCGGTAACCATCCCAACCAAATCAGCAATTACCTCTGAGTCCTTTGGAAATGGAAAAGCCCCTGCGCCTAATAAGGACTCCACTTCCAGAGTCGCAGCCCTTCCATCCTTATAGAAAACGCTCATCATTGGCTCCTCGTCGATCTCGAAGAGGTAGCTCTTTCGATTAGGAATAGTCGTATGGTCCTTACCGAAATGAATTCGTGGGGGATCGTCGGCTAGAGCCGCCTTTGTGGTGTCTTCCTCCCAGCGCCACCCAGTTGAAGGCATTGCGCACGGCTGCTGGGTAGTCGGATGCAGTATGGGGTATCTAGGTCTATTTTCCCGACCGTCATCTGGCCCAGCGAAATCAGCCGCGAAGTAGAGGCCGCGCTTGTCGGACCAGTTGTAGTGTTTATGCGCCTTCCTAGGATCCGTTTTTGGCATCGCGCGATACCAAGCCATCATCTCCTTACGGATAATGGTGTGGTCATCGCCATGCTTCTTTCGCAGGTCATCATAAAACTCTAAAACCTCTTCAACACCAGGCTTCTTACGCCTCCATTTGACTTTGCGAGCTTTCAGTAAAGACTTGTTTCGAGCGAAAGCCACAATGTATTCATGGGTCACAGATACAAGCTTTGAGTCGCCCTTCTTACCTTTTTCCCAAACGATGGTAGCGACCTCGTTGCCTGTCCCAAATATCTCACGCATGAGAGCTTGCAGGTTTCCAAGCTCGTTATCATCAATAGAAACGAAAATTGCGCCGTCTTCCCGCAGAAACTGCTTAAGAAGCACCAGGCGGGGATACATCATGCACAACCACCGATCATGACGATCTAAGGTTTCCCCTTCTTTGCCTACAACCTCTCCAAGCCATTTCCTTATCTCAGGGCTGTTCACATTGTCGTTGTAGACCCAACCCTCATTCCCCGTGTTGTAGGGCGGGTCAATGTAGATGCATTTGACCTGCCCTGCATACCGAGGCAGCAGCGCTTTCAATGCATGGAGATTGTCTCCTTGGACAATTAAATTTCCGCTTTCCGCATCACCACACGACAGGTCAGGTACTGATTCCAACAAACGGAATGGCACCTCCTTGTGATGAGTTTCAACAGCCTCTTTCCCAATCCAGTTCAATGTTGGCATTCAATATCTCAACTTTTGTCTTTCTGATTATGTTCCCTCGGGTCTTCCGTCACCGTGAGCCCATGCGTCTCCGCGTAGGCAAGGACCAAGACCTCGATCATCGATGCGATTGACCGGTGCTCCCTGTCCGCCGCGGCACGCAAGAGACGCTTGATGTCGCTCGACGTCCTAATCGACAAGGTTTCATCCTTTAACCGTTTCATCAGTGAGTCCTCAATTCCATGTACTGCAAATGTAGTACATTTCCTACAGGAAGGCCACATACTTTCCATGTAAACAAGGATTCTGCGGCCCCGGGCACGAATCTTCAGGCCTCTGACGCAGAAATGCCGCCTTAGAAGGCGGCATCTTGTTTTTTTAACAATGCAACTTGACGGTCAGTCGCCACCTTGCCACTTAGGCTTTTGCGGACGTGGACCAAAAGCCTGTTGCATGACTACTGCTTCGCCAGTAGCGGTTGGCAACATGACGGACTTGTGAACAGGGGCCACGTTTGCAAACTGTTCAATCAAAGCTTCCTGGCCGGGTTGTTGTGCGATTACTGCCTCATAGGCAAATCGACAAGTCTGGGCGTTTACGTAATGCACCCAGCCCTGGTCGGGGGCCTCTCCATACAGCAACCCTTGGGCATCGAAGCTTTTCTTGTGCTCTGGGCTGCCGATCAGCACGAGGGTCGGACTGACAGGAAACTGAAGGATGAATGGTCCGCCGGGCTTGATCG containing:
- a CDS encoding site-specific DNA-methyltransferase: MPTLNWIGKEAVETHHKEVPFRLLESVPDLSCGDAESGNLIVQGDNLHALKALLPRYAGQVKCIYIDPPYNTGNEGWVYNDNVNSPEIRKWLGEVVGKEGETLDRHDRWLCMMYPRLVLLKQFLREDGAIFVSIDDNELGNLQALMREIFGTGNEVATIVWEKGKKGDSKLVSVTHEYIVAFARNKSLLKARKVKWRRKKPGVEEVLEFYDDLRKKHGDDHTIIRKEMMAWYRAMPKTDPRKAHKHYNWSDKRGLYFAADFAGPDDGRENRPRYPILHPTTQQPCAMPSTGWRWEEDTTKAALADDPPRIHFGKDHTTIPNRKSYLFEIDEEPMMSVFYKDGRAATLEVESLLGAGAFPFPKDSEVIADLVGMVTEPGDIVLDSFGGSGTTAHAVLRKNQHLKKPLNFILVEIDSNTAETKTRTRIKKAIEGYTPLVGKKKTPVPGLGGGFQYFRLSEEPLFQADGKIRSTVSYDQLAEFVWFMETGVGLAESALIIAQHRTPYLGTHKGRAIFLLYNGILKDSSEDGGNVLNGRSLAYLNEVLSGFDGPKVVYGARTRFDKSKLAKLGITFHQLPYELAVKTWF